TGCCGGCCAGAAAACCAAGCAGGCGCAAAGCCGGCGCAAGATGCTTGAAAAGCTGGACCGCCTGGAGCGGCCCGAGGACCACTGGCAGTTCGCCGGTAACATCGCGCTCGCGTTTTCGACCGGCGCCGATCTGGGCAGCAAGGAGACCATCCGCGCGCCGGGGCTGACCGTCGGCTATCCGGGCGCGCCGTTGCTCCGCGACGTCACGGTGAATGTCTACCGGGGCGACAAGCTGGGCATCGTCGGTCCCAACGGCAGCGGCAAATCGACGCTGCTGCGGACGCTGATCGGCGAGCTGCCGCCGCTCGCGGGCCGGGTAGAGATCGGCGCCGGCGTGCGCATCGGCTACTTCGATCAGAAGCTGGGCACGCTGTCCGAAGAGCTGACCCTGATCGACGAGATTCGTTCGGTCCGCGCCGATCTGTCGCCCGAATACGTCCGGCAGTACCTGGCCAAGTTTCGTTTCTTCGGCGACGATCCGTTCCGCACGGTGCGCGGCCTGTCGGGCGGCGAGCGCAGCCGGCTGGCGATGGCCAAGATCATGTTGTTCCCGCGCAACGTGCTGGTCCTGGACGAGCCGACGAACCACCTGGACATCCCGGCGCGAGAGACCCTGGAAGGCGCGCTGACGGCGTACGAAGGCACGCTGCTGGTGGTCAGCCACGATCGGTATTTTCTTGATCGGCTGTGCACGCGGGTGGCGGTGATCGACGGCGACCGCGTCGAGGTCCAGGTGGGCAATTACTCGGACTGGCGGCGACGTCAGCGCGACAGCGCGGCGCCGGCAAAACCAGCCCCCGCACCCCCAGCGACAAAAAAAGAACCACCGCCGCACAAGAAAGACCCGCCCCTGGCCGCCGACGCGGAAGCCGCACGCACCGCCAACAAGGATCGCGAGCGCGAGCGCCGACGACTGGAAAAGCGCGTGGAGACGCTGGTGGCGGATGTGGGCAAGCTCGAAACCGAGCTCGGCGTCGTGCGCGCCCAGCTTTCCAGCGACCACGCCGGCGACTGGCAGAAGCTGCACACCCTGGCCGACCGCGAACGCGAGTTGGATGCCCTGCTGGCCCGCAAGATCAGCGAGTGGGAGGCGGCCGGCGACGCGCTGCAAACGGCGCGCGATCCCAAACGCTGACGCGCCGGCGCCGTCACCTAAAGACGCCTTGTCGGCCTACCGATGTCTCTATTTGGAAGGTAGGGATTGTCGGTTCCCTGCTTCGTGACAAACTTCATTTCATACTTTCGGTTCGTGGGTCATGCCTGCGATCGGGGGGTACGCGGAATGTTTCTTCGCCCAGTCGGTACCATCGCCATCCTGTCGTTCGCGGCCGCCAGCTGCGCCGGCAGGAGTTCTCATCTGGTGAACGGCAGCAACGCGGGCACGGTGGTCGCGGGGGTCTGGGACGGCGTCTTTCGCGCGGTCCTGCGCGACGGCGTCGGCAGCGGCGACACGCGCATCGAAAAACAGGAATGGCACCTGTCGCAGGCCGGCGACAACGTCAGTGGTTACTACATCGCCGCCCTGACCTTCGTGTCGGGCGATGGCCGGCCATACATGTGCAACCGCGAGGCGCAATTCTCGGCCATGCAACGCTTCGACGTCAGCGGCCAGGTGCGCGGCGGCGTGGTGGAGATCCAGGAGATCGCCCAGCGGTCGGCGCAAGGTCGCTGCGATCCGGGCAGCCGGCGGCTGGCGCGCTACCAGGGCAACCTGCGCGGCGACGTGCTGACGTTGGTGGCTGGCGAGCACCGGCAGACCCTTTACCGCAACAAGGACGCCGGCACGCGCCGCGAGGCCAGCGCCGCCGACGTGCTGGCCAACGCGCCCGCCAGCGAGGCGACGTTCCCCAGCTTGGATCAGCGCGACCTGGCCAACAACGGCACCGCGCCCGTCACCGGATCAGCGCCCACCGACGTCAGCGGCCTGTGGGTGTGGGAACACCGGGGCGCCGCCCCCGGTGGTGACGAAAAGCAAGAGCGCGAGGAGTGGCACGTCACCCAGGAAGGCAGCAAGCTGACCGGTTACTACGACCGCGTGGTGCACCAGGTGTCGATCGACGGCCACGCTTACCGCTGCAGCATGTCCCTCGATTTCCAGATCGCCACCCGCTATCAGATCAGCGGCGAGGTGCGTGGCGACCAGGTGATCATCTACGAGAACTCGTTCGAGGTGCTGGAGCCAAACGCCTGCGACAACGGCAAGCGCCGCCTTGACGCCTACGAAGGCCAGGCCTCGGACGAAGAGCTCCGGCTGGTCTGGGGGGTGGGCGGCCAGGTCCTGCACCGTCCGCGGCCCGACGTGCCGACCCAGCGATTCTAGGGCGTTACTTCTTCTTCAGCTCGGCGTCGATCAGGGTCTTGAACTGATCGAAGGGTTGCGCCCCGACCAGGCGCGAGCCGTTGACGAAGAACGTGGGCGTGCCGGTGGCGCCGACGGCGGCGGCGTCCTTGGCGTCGGCGTCGACCTTGTCCTTGAACTTGCCGCTGTCCAGGGCGGCGCGGAACTTGGTCATGTTGAGGCCCATGTCCTCGGCATACTTTTCCAGCGACGGGCGATCCAGCGCTTGCTGGTTGGCGAACAGCTTGTCGTGGTACGGCCAGAACTTGCCCTGCTCATTGGCGGCCAACGACGCCTCGGCGGCCAGGTGCGCCTTGTCGTGAAACGGCAGCGGCAAGTTGCGAAAGGCGATCTTCACCTTGCCCGGATACTGATCCTCGATCTGCTTTAACGTCGGGGTGACGCGGCCGCAGAACGGACACTGGAAGTCGGAGAACTCCAGCACCGTCACGGGCGCCGAGGCCGCGCCCTTGATCGGCGCGTCGCCGACCTTGACGTCAACCTTGGCCTCCGGCGCCGCCGGTGCCGCTGCAGCGGCTGCGGGTGGCGGACTGTTCGCCGCCTGCTCCATCAGCTTTTGATAGACGTCCTTGAGCGGTGTGCCCTTCTTGATCAAGGCGTCGGCCTTCTTGATCTCCTCGTCGATGATTGCCTGGAAATCGCTGAAGGGAACCGCGCCCACCAGCTCGCGTCCATTGATGAAGAACGTCGGCGTGCCGTTGGCGCCCACCGAATTGGCCAGCTTCTGATCCTGGGCGATCTCGTCTTTCAGCTTCGGATCGTCCATGTCCTTCTTGAACCTGGCCATGTTGAGGCCGATCTCGGCCGCGTACTTGTCCAGGTTGGCGCGTTCAAGCTGGGTGTTGTTGTCGAACATCTTGTCGTGCAGCTCCCACGCCTTGCCCTGGCGGTTGGCGGCCTGAAAGGCCAGCGCCGCCTCCATGGCGTGCTCGTGGAACGGCAGCGGCTGGTTCACGAACACCACCGCCACGTCCTTGCTGTACTTCTGCTCGACCTCTTTCACCGTCGGCGTGGCCCGCTTGCAGAACGGGCACTGGAAATCGCTGATCTCGGCGATGGTCACCTTGGCCGCCTTCGGCCCCAGTCGCGGGTTGTGCGCGGCGAACATGATCTTGCGCGGCCCCGACGGCGCCGCTTGCGCGGCCGGCGCGGCGGCGCCTGGCGCTGGCTTTTGCTTGTCGTCGATGGCGGCCAGGATCTGCGGCAGCGGCTTGCCGTCCTTGGCCATCTGGATGGCCAGCTTGGCCAGGTTCGGACTGCGCGGACAGTTGGGATCCTTCTTCACGCAGGTGCCGATCGAACCCATTCCGCAGCCGCATTCGCAGTTGCGTTCGTTCATCGCCTGCATGGCGGTGGTCTTCTGGGGGGCGGTCAGTCCGTCGAAGCTCAGGCCGGAGACCGTCGCCAGATCGGCGGACTTCATCCAGCCGGCGGGAAACTCACCTTCGGCTTTATACGTCTTGTCGGGAAGCTTGGTGCCGGCGGGCACGCTGTCCGCTGATTTGTCCGCCGTCTTGGATGGCGCCAAGTCACCGGCGGCCGTCGTCGCATGGCCGCCGCCGGTTTCGCGGCCGACCAGAAACCCGACGGCCAACCCGGTGACAAGCGGCCAAATAGCGGCACCCCAATGCCGACCCGTCTCTGCTTGCTGCGCCATGCGCGTGCTTATAGCAGAAACGGAAATCTATTCTTCGTCGTCGTCCGCGGTCTTCGAACGCCGGCTGCTTGTGGAGTCAAAGTCCAACTCGCCGGCGAACATCTCGTCCAAAATTTCGTCGACCGAGCCGCCGCTGACGTCGCGTCGCAGCTCTTCGCGTTCGAACTCTTCGAAGGTGCGGTAAATCTTTTGATCGTCGTAGCGTCCCATGTTCGTTCTCCTTGTTCGTGTCGACCAACAGAAACCCTACATGTAGGTTTAGATAATACCCTCGCTCACATCGGGTCAAATTTTTCATCGCCCGCGCGCGCCCCACGACAGAACGAGCGCGGGTTGAACGCTTTCACTCGCGCGTGTTAGGTAGGGTTCGCCCTCATGGGAAAGATCATCGCGGTCGCCAATCAGAAGGGCGGCGTGGGCAAGACCACCACGGCAGTGAACCTGAGTGCATCGCTGGCCGCCGCCGAAAAACGGGTGCTGCTGGTCGACGTCGATCCCCAAGGGAACGCCAGCTCGGGTCTCGGGTATGCCCGTGGCGACGCCGAAGCGGACAGCATCTACGACGTGCTGGTGGATGGCCGTCCCTGCGTCGAGGTCATCCGCAAGACCGAGCTGCCCATGCTGGACCTGATCCCCGCTACCGCTGACCTGGCCGGCGCGGAGATCGAACTGGTCTC
This portion of the Polyangia bacterium genome encodes:
- a CDS encoding ABC-F family ATP-binding cassette domain-containing protein; translation: MSVAQFSDAHFGYPGTEILSGASLLIRPGDRLALLGPNGTGKSTALRLLAGDLQPDSGDVRVLGKSSVAYLRQSQEFSGHGTVMDALLEPFAALQKLHEELTAIEHRLAAGGDGELGRYGELQERYQREGGYDLESRVRRLTADVGFTESDLGRSVNTLSGGERGRLELAKVLVRQPDLLLMDEPTNHLDLAAIERLETFLADYPGAFVLVSHDRAFVRAVAREIVELENGKFVRYPFGYDKYVVERDARLERARTEYERQKEHVDKTEDFIRRNLAGQKTKQAQSRRKMLEKLDRLERPEDHWQFAGNIALAFSTGADLGSKETIRAPGLTVGYPGAPLLRDVTVNVYRGDKLGIVGPNGSGKSTLLRTLIGELPPLAGRVEIGAGVRIGYFDQKLGTLSEELTLIDEIRSVRADLSPEYVRQYLAKFRFFGDDPFRTVRGLSGGERSRLAMAKIMLFPRNVLVLDEPTNHLDIPARETLEGALTAYEGTLLVVSHDRYFLDRLCTRVAVIDGDRVEVQVGNYSDWRRRQRDSAAPAKPAPAPPATKKEPPPHKKDPPLAADAEAARTANKDRERERRRLEKRVETLVADVGKLETELGVVRAQLSSDHAGDWQKLHTLADRERELDALLARKISEWEAAGDALQTARDPKR
- a CDS encoding thioredoxin domain-containing protein — encoded protein: MAQQAETGRHWGAAIWPLVTGLAVGFLVGRETGGGHATTAAGDLAPSKTADKSADSVPAGTKLPDKTYKAEGEFPAGWMKSADLATVSGLSFDGLTAPQKTTAMQAMNERNCECGCGMGSIGTCVKKDPNCPRSPNLAKLAIQMAKDGKPLPQILAAIDDKQKPAPGAAAPAAQAAPSGPRKIMFAAHNPRLGPKAAKVTIAEISDFQCPFCKRATPTVKEVEQKYSKDVAVVFVNQPLPFHEHAMEAALAFQAANRQGKAWELHDKMFDNNTQLERANLDKYAAEIGLNMARFKKDMDDPKLKDEIAQDQKLANSVGANGTPTFFINGRELVGAVPFSDFQAIIDEEIKKADALIKKGTPLKDVYQKLMEQAANSPPPAAAAAAPAAPEAKVDVKVGDAPIKGAASAPVTVLEFSDFQCPFCGRVTPTLKQIEDQYPGKVKIAFRNLPLPFHDKAHLAAEASLAANEQGKFWPYHDKLFANQQALDRPSLEKYAEDMGLNMTKFRAALDSGKFKDKVDADAKDAAAVGATGTPTFFVNGSRLVGAQPFDQFKTLIDAELKKK